One segment of Nostoc piscinale CENA21 DNA contains the following:
- a CDS encoding tetratricopeptide repeat protein, producing the protein MYKRISLIVSALLLGCSVVTIPVTVQAQVLVAQAKNEELKELFEEGRRQVDAGDYNGAIATYQRAAALDPKNAKVYSGMGYLYAQQGNYQAALVAYRRALGLDPDNSDFFYAVGYIKGNLGDTKGSRDAYRRAIQLNRNNLNAYLGLGVTQARLGDYEAANWAYEQAISIDRNNPQIYEFMAAMFKQRRQTKQANSLLQKAKSLYQRQNNPDGVERVEAMLRELGG; encoded by the coding sequence GTGTACAAACGCATATCACTTATAGTTAGTGCTTTGTTATTAGGATGTAGTGTGGTTACGATTCCTGTAACAGTTCAAGCGCAGGTATTAGTCGCCCAAGCGAAAAACGAAGAATTAAAGGAATTGTTTGAAGAAGGCCGCAGACAAGTTGATGCAGGTGATTATAACGGAGCGATCGCCACATATCAAAGAGCCGCAGCCCTAGACCCCAAGAATGCTAAAGTATACTCTGGTATGGGTTATCTGTATGCCCAACAAGGAAATTATCAAGCTGCTTTAGTTGCTTATCGTCGAGCATTGGGTCTTGATCCTGATAATAGTGATTTCTTTTATGCTGTAGGTTACATCAAAGGTAACTTGGGTGATACCAAAGGTTCCAGAGATGCTTACCGTCGCGCCATTCAGCTAAACCGTAACAATCTGAATGCTTATCTGGGATTGGGCGTGACCCAAGCTCGTTTAGGAGATTATGAAGCTGCTAATTGGGCTTATGAACAAGCTATTAGCATAGATCGCAACAATCCTCAGATATATGAATTTATGGCGGCAATGTTTAAACAACGTCGCCAGACAAAACAGGCAAATAGCTTACTACAAAAAGCTAAAAGTTTATACCAACGCCAAAATAATCCAGATGGCGTTGAGCGAGTAGAAGCAATGTTGCGGGAGTTAGGAGGTTGA
- a CDS encoding YbhB/YbcL family Raf kinase inhibitor-like protein — protein sequence MIQGRFSRGYSIAIVGLLGLTMISCSHPSNNKIVASDRNQSHQEVKSMKLASTAFNANAFIPAKYTCDGNDISPPLAWEDVPKDTQSIALIVDDPDAPGGTFVHWVFYDLPATVSQLTEKITSQNLPGIQGKNDFGKLGYGGPCPPNGTHRYFFKLYALDKKLGLAPGATKEQVLTAMKGHVLAEAELIGKYSRE from the coding sequence ATGATTCAAGGCAGATTTTCGAGAGGTTATAGCATCGCTATAGTTGGATTATTAGGATTAACTATGATTAGTTGTAGTCATCCTAGTAATAACAAAATTGTTGCAAGCGATCGCAACCAATCTCATCAGGAAGTCAAAAGCATGAAACTAGCAAGCACAGCCTTTAATGCTAATGCTTTCATACCTGCTAAATATACCTGTGATGGTAACGATATTTCACCGCCTTTAGCCTGGGAAGACGTACCAAAAGATACACAAAGCATAGCATTAATTGTAGATGACCCTGACGCACCAGGAGGAACATTTGTGCATTGGGTGTTTTATGATCTCCCTGCTACAGTTAGTCAATTAACCGAAAAAATTACATCCCAAAATTTGCCAGGAATACAGGGAAAAAATGATTTTGGTAAGCTTGGCTATGGCGGCCCTTGTCCCCCAAATGGCACTCATCGCTACTTTTTTAAACTTTATGCTTTAGATAAAAAGTTAGGTTTGGCACCAGGTGCGACGAAAGAGCAAGTTTTAACAGCAATGAAAGGTCATGTCTTAGCCGAAGCAGAATTGATAGGAAAATATAGCAGGGAATAA
- a CDS encoding YciI family protein, with the protein MSKLFAVVVATVPEYYEYKQAHPEHDQNQLAWFREQQEKGILLCCGPFFPHDGTGLWVIQAENLEQAEAIVKSSPRSQDGMLADSARVVEWEVHIGRDLFLSE; encoded by the coding sequence ATGTCTAAACTTTTTGCTGTTGTAGTTGCGACCGTTCCTGAATATTATGAGTATAAACAGGCTCACCCAGAACATGACCAAAATCAACTAGCTTGGTTTCGGGAGCAACAAGAAAAAGGCATTTTACTCTGCTGTGGGCCGTTTTTTCCTCATGATGGAACAGGACTATGGGTGATTCAGGCGGAGAATCTGGAACAGGCTGAAGCGATTGTTAAAAGTAGCCCACGATCGCAAGATGGTATGTTAGCAGACTCCGCCAGAGTTGTGGAGTGGGAAGTGCATATTGGCCGCGATCTCTTTTTGTCTGAGTAA
- the sufB gene encoding Fe-S cluster assembly protein SufB, with translation MSATVKSLVNQPYKYGFVTEIEADTIPRGLNEDVIRLISAKKNEPEFMLEFRLRAYRQWLKMTEPTWPNVNYPPINYQDIIYYSAPKQKKEKLNSLEEVDPTLLETFEKLGIPLSEQKRLANVAVDAIFDSVSVATTFKEKLAKDGVIFCSISEALREHPELVKKYLGSVVPIADNYFAALNSAVFSDGSFVYIPKGVKCPMELSTYFRINSGDTGQFERTLIVAEEGSYVSYLEGCTAPMYDSNQLHAAVVELVALDNAEIKYSTVQNWYAGDANGKGGIYNFVTKRGLCQGVNSKISWTQVETGSAITWKYPSCVLVGDNSVGEFYSVALTNNMQQADTGTKMIHVGKNTRSTIISKGISAGKSSNSYRGLVKVNPKAEGARNYSQCDSMLIGDNAHANTFPYIQVQNNTAKVEHEASTSKIGEDQLFYFAQRGISAEDAISMMISGFCKDVFNQLPMEFAVEADKLLSLKLEGSVG, from the coding sequence ATGAGTGCCACTGTCAAATCCCTAGTTAACCAACCTTACAAGTACGGCTTCGTCACCGAAATTGAAGCCGATACCATCCCGCGTGGACTCAATGAAGACGTTATCCGCTTGATTTCCGCGAAGAAGAACGAGCCGGAATTCATGCTGGAATTTCGTCTGAGAGCCTATCGCCAGTGGCTAAAAATGACAGAACCAACATGGCCGAACGTCAACTATCCACCAATTAATTATCAGGATATCATTTACTACTCTGCGCCAAAGCAAAAGAAAGAAAAACTCAACAGCTTGGAAGAAGTAGATCCGACACTCCTGGAAACCTTTGAGAAACTGGGTATTCCCCTTTCTGAACAAAAGCGACTGGCAAATGTCGCTGTGGATGCAATTTTTGATAGCGTTTCTGTGGCTACAACCTTCAAAGAAAAATTAGCTAAAGATGGCGTTATCTTCTGTTCCATTTCTGAAGCACTGCGGGAACATCCAGAGTTAGTCAAGAAATATTTGGGTAGCGTTGTTCCTATTGCTGACAATTATTTTGCAGCGTTAAATTCTGCTGTGTTCAGCGATGGTTCCTTTGTCTACATTCCCAAAGGCGTGAAATGCCCAATGGAATTGTCTACCTACTTCCGCATCAACTCTGGCGATACGGGACAATTTGAGCGGACTTTGATTGTCGCTGAAGAAGGTAGCTATGTTTCTTACTTGGAAGGTTGCACTGCGCCAATGTACGACAGCAACCAACTCCACGCCGCAGTAGTCGAACTTGTAGCTTTAGATAACGCTGAAATCAAATACTCCACCGTGCAGAACTGGTACGCTGGCGATGCTAACGGTAAAGGCGGTATTTATAACTTCGTTACCAAGCGCGGCTTGTGTCAAGGTGTGAATTCTAAGATTTCCTGGACTCAGGTAGAAACTGGTTCAGCTATTACTTGGAAGTATCCTAGCTGTGTATTGGTAGGCGATAATTCTGTGGGTGAGTTCTACTCGGTGGCGCTAACAAACAATATGCAGCAAGCCGACACCGGAACGAAGATGATTCACGTCGGTAAGAATACTCGCAGTACGATTATTTCTAAAGGAATCTCCGCAGGTAAGTCTAGTAATAGTTATCGCGGTTTGGTGAAGGTAAATCCCAAGGCTGAAGGCGCAAGAAATTATTCTCAGTGCGACTCGATGTTAATTGGGGATAATGCCCACGCCAATACTTTCCCTTATATTCAAGTACAAAATAATACAGCGAAAGTTGAGCATGAAGCTTCAACTTCTAAGATTGGTGAAGATCAGTTGTTTTATTTTGCTCAACGCGGCATTTCTGCGGAAGATGCAATTTCGATGATGATTAGCGGCTTCTGTAAGGATGTGTTTAATCAGCTACCAATGGAGTTTGCGGTGGAGGCTGATAAGTTGTTGAGTTTGAAGTTGGAAGGTAGTGTTGGGTAA
- the sufC gene encoding Fe-S cluster assembly ATPase SufC, which produces MIIENSEVVLSVRDLTADVDGTPILKGLNLEVRAGEIHAIMGPNGSGKSTFSKVLSGHPAYTVTGGEVIFQGQNLLEMEPEERARAGVFLAFQYPLEIPGVSNLDFLRVAYNSRRKAQGLEEVDAFDFDDLIEEKLEVVKMNAAFLSRSVNEGFSGGEKKRNEILQMALLEPKLAILDETDSGLDIDALKIVAHGVNQLTSPENATIMITHYQRLLNYIVPDFVHVMARGKILTSGGKELALELESRGYDWILEETAVEVGV; this is translated from the coding sequence ATGATTATTGAAAATAGTGAAGTTGTGCTGTCGGTGAGAGATTTGACGGCTGATGTTGATGGTACACCGATTCTGAAGGGTTTGAATTTGGAAGTTCGCGCTGGCGAAATTCATGCCATCATGGGGCCGAATGGTTCTGGTAAGAGTACCTTTTCTAAGGTGTTGTCGGGACATCCGGCGTATACGGTGACTGGCGGTGAGGTGATTTTCCAAGGGCAGAATTTATTGGAAATGGAGCCGGAAGAACGCGCTAGGGCTGGGGTGTTTTTGGCGTTTCAATATCCGCTAGAAATTCCTGGTGTGAGTAATTTGGATTTCTTGCGGGTGGCTTACAATTCTCGGCGCAAGGCGCAGGGGTTAGAAGAGGTAGACGCGTTTGATTTTGATGATTTGATTGAGGAAAAGCTGGAAGTTGTGAAGATGAATGCAGCTTTCCTCAGCCGCAGTGTGAATGAAGGTTTTTCTGGTGGTGAGAAAAAGCGGAATGAAATTCTGCAAATGGCTTTGTTAGAACCAAAGTTGGCAATTCTGGATGAGACAGACTCAGGTTTAGATATCGACGCGCTGAAAATTGTCGCTCATGGGGTGAATCAGCTTACCAGTCCTGAAAATGCGACGATTATGATTACCCACTATCAACGTCTGCTGAATTATATTGTGCCGGATTTTGTGCATGTGATGGCACGCGGCAAAATTCTCACCAGTGGCGGTAAGGAACTGGCGTTAGAGTTAGAGTCTCGCGGTTATGACTGGATTTTGGAGGAAACTGCTGTTGAGGTGGGTGTGTAA